One window of the Eucalyptus grandis isolate ANBG69807.140 chromosome 8, ASM1654582v1, whole genome shotgun sequence genome contains the following:
- the LOC108953810 gene encoding omega-hydroxypalmitate O-feruloyl transferase-like has translation MSFQNSPMEASAKKNVLKIERSNPIVILPEHETPESSLFLTSIDQVAVVHVPSIYCFDRSDANAVDVIKQALAKVLVHYYPLAGRLAINSRGKLVVDCQNKLGVPFVEAIADCDIKNLGDVRILDGDVLGKLVYKEPTQDKLEVAPLLTAQVTKFKCGGFILGVSINHCITDGISAMDFMNAWAEIARGKPLSRVPCHDRTILSARFPPQITGPYDDFVQISDVSNTKALYEEQQIVYKSFLFDAEKLAALKRMATKDDQVTSRCSSFVALAAFVWRARSVALNMKLHQQTKLLFPVNFRSRLRTPLPDGYFGNAIAMPCCLCTKGELIEEPISASAERIKKAIESVTEDYIRSKIDFLDMHRFEGFPTGTLVINSWTSLEHGSTDFGWGEPRFGTGDVSSLTCLFMTEGREKGIAVVLGLPFSAMDTFNKLFCDLNGA, from the exons ATGAGTTTCCAGAATTCTCCCATGGAGGCATCCGCGAAGAAGAACGTCCTAAAAATAGAAAGATCTAACCCCATCGTGATCCTACCAGAACACGAAACACCTGAGAGTTCCCTTTTCTTAACTAGCATCGATCAAGTGGCTGTCGTACATGTGCCATCTATTTATTGTTTTGACAGGAGCGACGCAAATGCGGTGGACGTGATTAAGCAAGCTTTGGCCAAAGTTCTGGTTCATTACTATCCACTTGCAGGGAGATTAGCTATAAACTCCAGAGGGAAGTTGGTTGTTGATTGCCAAAACAAGTTAGGAGTCCCATTTGTGGAGGCAATAGCTgattgtgacataaaaaatctgGGTGATGTGAGAATTCTCGATGGTGATGTTCTCGGTAAGCTTGTTTACAAAGAGCCTACGCAAGATAAACTTGAAGTAGCTCCCCTTCTAACTGCACAG GTGACCAAATTTAAATGTGGAGGTTTTATTTTAGGAGTTTCAATTAACCATTGCATAACAGATGGTATATCGGCAATGGATTTTATGAATGCATGGGCTGAAATAGCAAGAGGCAAGCCTTTGTCCCGCGTCCCTTGTCACGATAGAACCATCCTAAGTGCAAGGTTTCCTCCTCAAATCACCGGTCCTTATGACGACTTTGTTCAGATAAGTGATGTATCAAACACGAAGGCATTATATGAGGAACAACAAATAGTATATAAATCCTTCTTATTTGATGCGGAGAAGCTGGCAGCCTTAAAAAGAATGGCAACAAAAGATGATCAG GTAACCAGCAGATGCAGCAGCTTCGTAGCACTTGCAGCTTTTGTGTGGCGGGCTCGAAGCGTGGCCCTCAACATGAAACTTCACCAACAAACAAAGCTTCTTTTTCCGGTTAACTTCAGGTCTAGGCTAAGAACACCATTGCCTGACGGATACTTTGGGAATGCCATTGCTATGCCTTGCTGTCTCTGCACCAAGGGAGAGTTGATTGAGGAGCCAATCTCGGCTTCTGCAGAAAGAATAAAGAAGGCGATCGAGAGTGTGACTGAGGACTACATACGGTCAAAGATTGACTTTCTGGACATGCATCGATTTGAGGGATTCCCTACAGGCACACTAGTCATAAATTCATGGACGAGTCTCGAGCATGGCAGTACGGACTTTGGGTGGGGAGAGCCGAGGTTCGGGACCGGTGACGTATCAAGCTTAACCTGTTTGTTTATGacagaagggagagagaagggcatTGCGGTGGTGTTGGGGTTGCCGTTTTCAGCCATGGATACCTTCAATAAGCTCTTTTGTGATTTGAATGGAGCTTAG